One window of Sardina pilchardus chromosome 2, fSarPil1.1, whole genome shotgun sequence genomic DNA carries:
- the si:ch1073-184j22.2 gene encoding dual specificity protein phosphatase 18: MSVSQITPTLFLSGADAALNQAFVTRKGITLIINVTLSHACPVYPGVECVRVPVSDLPQARLGDHFERVAARIQGNRGGGTLVHCAVGLSRSPALVMAYLMKHKGLTLRQAHGRVRESRPGIRLNASFWDQLLDYEKRLYGKNTVRVAAPLEPIMPAMPAMTAKRPWTLSCPPSPRLRPFGYGLEKEIRGSTRYCSKW, from the coding sequence ATGTCTGTCTCCCAGATCACCCCCACGCTCTTCCTGAGTGGGGCCGATGCTGCGCTCAACCAGGCATTTGTCACCCGCAAGGGCATTACCCTCATCATCAACGTCACGCTGTCCCACGCCTGCCCTGTCTACCCGGGCgtggagtgtgtgcgcgtgcccgTGTCCGACCTGCCCCAGGCCCGCCTCGGGGACCACTTTGAGCGCGTGGCAGCGCGTATCCAGGGCAACCGCGGCGGGGGCACGCTGGTGCACTGCGCGGTGGGTCTGAGCCGGTCGCCGGCGCTGGTCATGGCCTACCTGATGAAGCACAAGGGGCTGACGCTGCGGCAGGCCCACGGCCGCGTCAGGGAGAGCCGGCCGGGCATCCGCCTTAACGCCAGCTTCTGGGACCAGCTGCTGGACTACGAGAAGCGGCTCTACGGCAAGAACACGGTGAGGGTGGCCGCCCCTCTGGAACCCATCATGCCAGCCATGCCCGCCATGACCGCCAAGCGCCCCTGGACGCTGTCGTGCCCACCCAGCCCCAGGCTGCGGCCCTTCGGATATGGACTCGAGAAAGAGATCAGAGGCTCCACTAGATACTGCTCcaagtggtga